A section of the Pseudorasbora parva isolate DD20220531a chromosome 2, ASM2467924v1, whole genome shotgun sequence genome encodes:
- the LOC137052359 gene encoding zinc finger protein 134, producing the protein MTKMQVINTFLTERLMAALNEIMDMIGGTVLQYEKELDSVQKDNEYLRRRLKEIEKIVEAIGPAASNPAPSSPPPHLKWTSSIETETMPTELYQNQVQNEQPTNTKVEEFSSHMLLATESDIGLPCPPTANMLAQTDEAFETSTLNEFSCGVKTEPFENLNSQSTCVKTSVYSPLPHCSAQLPATSDITHKSDPKVFSTSSSSDLESAKHIKIKPNTLQVSFSKISPKMSKTTCPESGITHVNYNTAHQNTDLGSVRNDTINSNGHLGIHVANVAVNPLRHPTFNRDVRQCRAKGRGRGSGPGTHVCPQCGKLFPHHSRLKVHMLIHTGEKPYVCAQCGKRFNNDGTLRNHSRVHLQLRLFDCPVCARSFKDAYTCRNHMRVHNR; encoded by the exons ATGACGAAGATGCAGGTCATCAACACGTTTCTGACGGAGCGCTTGATGGCGGCGCTGAATGAAATCATGGACATGATTGGCGGGACTGTCTTGCAGTATGAAAAAGAGCTGGACAGCGTGCAGAAAGACAACGAGTACCTGAGACGGAGACTAAAGGAGATTGAGAAAATCGTCGAGGCAATCG GTCCAGCCGCTTCAAATCCTGCACCATCATCTCCACCTCCGCATCTAAAGTGGACTTCTAGTATTGAAACAGAAACGATGCCTACAGAGCTCTATCAGAACCAGGTACAAAATGAACAGCCCACCAACACGAAAGTGGAAGAGTTCTCTAGCCACATGCTTCTGGCGACCGAATCAGACATCGGTTTACCTTGTCCACCAACAGCAAACATGCTGGCTCAGACAGATGAAGCCTTTGAGACATCCACTTTAAATGAATTTTCTTGTGGTGTAAAAACGGAGCCTTTTGAAAACCTCAATTCACAATCCACCTGTGTTAAGACATCCGTCTACAGTCCACTTCCTCATTGTTCTGCTCAGTTACCAGCTACTAGCGATATTACTCACAAGTCTGATCCTAAAGTTTTCAGTACATCGAGTTCCTCTGATCTAGAATCAGCTAAACATATAAAGATAAAGCCTAATACCTTGCAAGTGTCATTTAGTAAAATTAGCCCAAAAATGTCAAAGACCACTTGTCCTGAATCAGGCATAACTCACGTCAACTACAACACTGCTCATCAAAACACAGACTTAGGATCAGTCAGGAACGACACTATCAACAGCAACGGCCATCTCGGTATACATGTAGCTAATGTTGCGGTCAATCCCCTACGCCATCCAACGTTCAACAGGGATGTCCGGCAGTGTAGGGCAAAAGGACGAGGAAGAGGTAGTGGTCCTGGGACACACGTTTGCCCACAGTGTGGGAAACTATTCCCTCATCACTCGCGCCTAAAGGTGCACATGCTCATTCATACAGGGGAGAAGCCGTACGTTTGCGCCCAGTGCGGGAAACGCTTCAACAACGACGGGACTCTAAGGAATCACAGCCGAGTGCATCTGCAGCTACGTCTGTTTGACTGTCCGGTGTGCGCGCGTAGCTTTAAGGATGCATACACCTGTCGAAATCACATGCGTGTTCATAATAGGTGA